catatacattttaatcatcatagcagtattttcccaatcgtacatttctttcgtaatacacaatataacatatgcttttctgaaaataaatttactcataatcaataataatttgtatggaaaattactgctttagtttattcccttacctgcctactgagaaattccttaggacccaaaatttcacgcccttggcgcccgaaatttaattcctgcaatttacattttcctaagattaattaatttatttttccaaaataatactcatctagccttttctaggctccatatatctcaaattaatatttaactattatttaatatccccgcttaatttttcaagttttgcctgtgggtcccaaaattagacccgcggcgctcacccggaccctaaattccagaaatcctacttcagtcccaaatgcttaatattttagtatttctaaattaatactaattaattgaaaataaaccccttaataatcgccgcaccccaaatttggggttttggcccgacacccccacgagaattccgtcccactagacttgtagagaatcattcctagattctcgtggtggtgtccgtttgtcaattaggcttatattttgtaagaaattaaagaaaaagggggaaatggcttacctcagggaatacgcttacgccgctcctaccaccgatccgctccggtagaaatgatggtagtagcgaatggagtccagtggtattttcggattttcgatcgggcgaaaatccgtcacgaaatcgaggagagagggagagagaatgagaggagagagagagagagagacagagttcagagagttgcaggagaataagaaaagaaagaaaagaatgaagaagaagaagaagacaatctggggggggggggggcgtgaatttAATTTaggaatccacctgaagcttctttgaagcttcaggtggtttaacatatatatatatatatatatatattataataataataataataataatataaatttaattaatattaataataatatattttattaataaaataaaaataaaaataaattataattaattttttttctttttcttttaaatccgattaattaattaattatttatttatttttatttttttggaaatcaatctactaatcttttatatctctttttggggtttttacaatcCATGGGGTAGTTTAGGATTAATATATAATTTTGGCAAAGTAATGTGTACGACTAAAATATATGCAACAAAATTTGGTGAAATATTAACAATGTTAAATATACAATGAAAGGGAACTCAAAATAATATACAATAGAAGAATGGACTAAGTTTGCGAAGAAGGAAGAAACTCttgttgtagagacccaaaaaactaaataataaaataaataggaaaaaaaGAGGTTTTTGTCTGAGAgaggagaaaaccggcgacggttttttGGAGTGGATAGGAAATCATCGCCGGTTTTCTATTTAACCTGCCCGTTTTACCGTTCACCTATTACCGCTCCACAGTAAAACCCCTAAACCGTCGACGTTTCCTATCCACTCCAGAAAACCATCGCCAATTTTTTCTACAGTGGGCATATTAAAGAAGTCCTACGAGCTCATTTGGGTTAACAaataaaaatctctctctctctctctctcccaaaccCTACGAAgctccctccatctctcttcgattccaactCTGTTAAAGCCAGAATTGACAatcagaaaccaccacaaggttcttgggaagattctctgcaaattacatagagcagattttcaatttggggttctaGGGCATcattccaaaaccagggtaagtggtcTATTTTAGAGTTTTTAAACTCATTTGGAGTATACGAAaactaggaaatgttaaatggaaattattctagagttgagttgaataatttagggaaaatgtgaattttaggtttttgggctacGAACGCCGAGGGGCGTAGAAATTGGGTGTTTTAGCAAAATCtaaataagtcaggtaaggggaataaattattacagtcaATTTGAGAAAAACTGAttgagttattatgtgaaaatggtattatgatattttacctgaaatttattatgatatgaaatatcaaatgaaaattttgtggtatatgatttatactgaaatattttggaaattGAGTTAATTGATCCATATTGAgcatatgagattatgaaatgttaATTGAGATATGAGTTTTGAAAtggggaaaaatgatgaaagtggaatGTACTGAAAAATGTATAACTTCTAAGAAATGGTGAATATgagatatggaaatgttttattaagaaatgtgaattacgTGAAATGaggtatgtatatgtatttatgagatgaaatgagttgtgaggATTGAATTGTGAAAGCTGAATTGGGAATATtgcaatgaaaataatgaaatatgaatactCAAATGAGAATATAAGAATGtgagtattgtaatgtgaatactacaatacagatattgaaatgtgaatgtgagaaatgtgaatatgaggaatatgaatatgagaaatgtgaatattgcaatgttaattctataatatgaatattgaattgtgagaattgaaatgtgaagttctaaaatatgaatatagaaatgtgattgataaaatactaataccgcataatgattgtgggtatgtggtagcgataaccctgatggatggatatggaaaccctaataatgggttgtgatattgagcacggtatcgttgctagtggtgttagtgcaaccacacggactcgtggagcgtgtggcgtgacagtcaactgagctgcatagtagagttgttgtgccccctgagtccagatcagggctattgggcggccagtcgtactacagatatgggatatatggtatgataatatgatctaaccgagtcggccaaccgtggttaggtccaaccttcgggccgcacaaccctattcatggggggaagcatgacgtggaaagatatcctcagggcagccatgagtacagacacaGATGTATCGGTTACaatgacactcatgagctagatatggaaattgaaatgaaaaggaaattgaaatggaaatgaaatgagaatggaaatgagaaagaaaatgagaaatgaaatagcatgagttaataatataaataataaagtgaagtaaaacacaccgcttgagggcttactaagtaaggtgagtgatctgataagtatcagttgtggcTGAACCTAAGTAATCAGGTTAGGATGCAAATGATATCAAGGCAgctattctcgggaactttgcTGGTAATTATGGGTTGCGTGTGTATGGTTTTAGAAATGAAAGtaatgaaagcttgtgttgtatatctatatgattgtaaTTGTGGAAATGGTACattttcttagaagatattatcactgatatatatatatatatatatatatatatatatatatatatgttatcatataatgaatctcatactgccacacactgtagataatttattccgtcttactgagatgtgtctcacccaatcatttaaatatttcaggaacttgagatagacctggtgatagagctccgagataaaggGGAGGTAATACCCTGGttagacagggtgagtattttgagttgagGAGGTTTGATTCCTCTAGAGGTTTTGTGGTGGACTTGTATGTATGAATGGTTGGTACTCTAGTAcgtgtattcgctgtggtatgtatatatatatatatatatatatatatatatatatatatatatatatatatatatatgaaatgactttcgttgttaggtttgtgtatatgaatatgattgTGTACCCGGTACTCACTTTCAGGTTAAGTTATGTTTATGTGATATCAGAGGTGTTGATGTGGCCGATAGGTGATATAAATTGGGGCGTTACACTTGTCCCAACCGTAGTGGATTCATTGATTAAGGGTTTTCTTTGAGACTCTATCCTAGGAGAGAAAACTCGAGTTATCTATGTGAGGTTTAGGATCTTTATCTATCAACAATAAGTCCCAAAATGACCCCTATCCTTCCCCAATAAGTTTGGACAAAGTATAAACTAAGCAAAGTGATTCACACACCCTTGAAGACTTATGCCTTAAAGGTGCCAACGCTACTACACCATTATCTAATTCTAAGAGAGTAAAGCCTAAGTATAAGgcatgtgaaagtgtgtgtgctCACATAAGGTTCAAAGTATAAACCCACATTCCATCACATCATCATACCCTACGTACACTTGTCCATTCATTCACAATATTCATAGAAAACATAAAAATTGAATAAACAGGTGAGATATTCATAAATACACAGAAATTATTCATATATACAAGTAAAATAGCATGGAGtaataaaaattacaattaaattcaaatttgggataattcataGTTACTTATGTCTCGACTCTCTAGTGGTCCCCAGTAGAGTTGACAAGTTATCGTAACATCCAGGAGAAGGGTTCAGAATGGCGATGggtgataataatattaatgatttgatgaagttgccactaacctgttattttcctagatgtggttagttcacctaattactactcattgattggtctctagactaatcttAAGGCCAAAGAACTAGTAGCCTCGATACACTTTTACCAAAGCTGTGATCGAGAGTATAGTTATACGAGGAGAAGGTATTAGTAACCCCTTGCACATCCATTctaagaacggtacctaattaattatgactTATCCTAACTTGAATCATATGATCCTCAATTAACTCCTAAACAAGTCTAATaaatattgatattttaaaaGGAAATGCAAAATCAAGTGTTATTTAGGAATTTCTAATAAAACCTCCAAAGGAGGCGATCTTATAGATAAATCCCCTAGAACTGATATAAATGAGGACTAAAACACCTCTTTGCCCTTTGTTTTATCATTCGAACACTGACACACACAAAATAAGATATATGAAAATACTATACATATAAAATGATCATATTGATACATCAAACTAAAGCAAAAAAAGATCTTTAAAACATTCTCAGATTTCCAAAAGAATTTCAagaattttctagaattttcaaTATTTATTCTGCAAGTTTCTataaattttaaagaattttcccccattttatttatctttgaatttttttttgttcccTAAGTAAAAAAAATGACTGAAagaatttttattcttttttttaagatttttttttctgatttttactaattttattttactattttttctaactttttgaattaaaaagaaattattattttttaaaaacggGGCGATCTCGGGATGGGGCTATGTAAATGGATCATAGGTCTTTGATTTGACTTCAATTGAACCATGTTGGTTTGGGCTAAATCAGGCTTAGTTTAATTGGGATATGGGTCAATTGAATCTAAGCTTAGGTTGAGCTAGGGTCATGCCCAATTGGGTCCGAGGAGGTCTAAGTTTAGTTGGGTAATGAGCTTAGTTCAAATGGATTGAGttagtttaggatttgggttgaATAGGTATTGAGCTCAACTTGGATTTGGGCTATTGGGCTAGGGGATATTGGGTTGGTTAACTGGGCTAAGTTAGGACAAATGGGTCTAGGTTATGGGTTAAAGGGTCAATTAACTTGGACTTGGTTCAAATTGACATGGGTCCCTTGGTCGCGTATGGGGTTTCATGGATTTAGGTTCTCGAAGGTGGGTTCTTGGATCGGGGTCGTTGGATTTGGGTCCTCAACTTGGGTTCTCGGATCGGATGCTTGGGGTTTTGGGTCAAGTTTACCCAAATTTTTGTGTCTTTCATCTCAGGTTTGATTAGGGTATTTTGACttaaaattttggtattgtaaaagGCTAGGTTTGGGTCTCTGATTCTGAACTTTCAATTTTGGGTTCGAATTAGAGTTGAGGATTTTTTAAAAGATTGAATGGAGAATTGAGTCAGCACCCAAATCAATATTGACCAATTGTCAGAAATCAATtctaattttgtaaataaaaCATATTCTGAAATTCTACAAATTGATTTTATCACACAGTTCTCCCTATTCTCAATCATTCCGCAACATTTGCTTAATTAAACCCAACTTTAATTAAAATGATCATAACTACATGCATACAAGAAAAATTAAGGGTGCTTACCTCTTAGTTTTTCCTCTCCAGCCACAATCATTATCAATAGAGCTCTCCCTTCTTTGAATATTTCTCCTGGCTTTCTTTTGCTCTCTTTGATGCTTCTTAGCAACTCCTAGCTACTCCTTTTTCTTTGAGGACTTTCGACTTTTCTTTCCTTTACCACTTGGCAAAACCTTACCTCATTTTTTTTAACCTCTTAACCTCACCCTTAGCTTTTCTTTTCTCAAATTTTCCTCCCCCCTCACTTCTCCGGTGAACTCTATTTACAGGTTGGAGTGAGAACCACTAATTTAACTTTAATTGATCAATCAACTTTTCagtcaaatttaaaataaattgattgattttttttttatttaccaACTTGAGTGATCATTCGAATTTATAACAAAttgattagtttttttttttatttttgatttatttactAACTTGATTGAccaatcaaatttaaaataaataatttttttttattttgatttatttgcTAACCTATTGCTAATCGAAATTTCTCTTGTAATGTGTGTGCAAGTATAAGCATGGAGGAGTTGCcatccaaatttttattttttattttccatgtatttttctaaatttttttattgcaCTAACGAATTTTACAAGAGTTGTTTTTATTAGATAAGGTCCCGCATAAAATGAGGTGTGCAGTCAAGTTGCCACTTTACCAAAAAACTTAAATTGTAAAGTTGTAGACTATCAATGAGTATTATGCCTCAACACTCCCCACCACAAGCAGCCCGATTACATGTGGAAAGATAAGGAAATAATAAACACCATCCATTATGGGGAATTAGCCCATTTTAACAATCATACAATAAATGTTGACAACAAGATTAGAACAACTTTCGGTAGCAATTCATCAGTTGTGCATAATTAAAGGGATCCAAGCTTAATTATCCATCTCCACCTTGCTGCAAAGCCAATCCAGTTTGATTTTCATGCAAAACGTCCAGTTTGATTTTCAATGCCAACATCTTCGATCAAATGTAAAGTAAGAAAAAAacacaaatcttatttttgttatGCTCAAGTTAGGTTTCTTAGTTAATTAAGTTCTAGCCAAGTAGGAGGTTTTAATAGACTACTCATGGAATAAGATCTAAAAATGATGTGGAAAAAAATTCACATCAAAAGAAAATGTTCTGATAAAATTGTTAGAACTGGGGGAGTTGATGAGACTTGAATACATGTGAAGAATACCAACTTAACCTAAAACTTAAATCAATTGTGTCTTGAGTTTAGTTATGCATCCCTCTTCCacttcattttttcaaaattctcaacacTATTATATAACACCTCCATGAGAATACCTCTATGAGAATGAGTAAAAATAACTAaacatcttcttttttttttttattacgtcGGGTGTCCTCAGCCGGCATTTACCAGATTACCCTAGGATGCATCACAGCCAAAACTAATCCCTTGCCCCACGGAACCCACCCCAAGGCCTTGCAAGGTAAATCGAGATTTGCTCAAGGCAGCAAGAATCGAACCTGAGAAACTAAGCTGGGTCACAGGCTCATCCGGGTTGCCCTTACCACCTGAGCCAGTGCTCAGGGGTAACTAAACATCTTTTCTTGTACATATGACACTGTTGAAAAGATCTAATATTATCAATTTGAAGAaccataaaaatttaatataccCAGTAACACAATAATATGTAAACAgtctattttatatttgtactTCATAGAAACAATtatctattttatatttgtactTCATAGAAACAATTATCATGGCAACGTTAAATTGCTACTTGATTACAATTAACGATGAGTTAGGACTACCAGTGCTACTGAATCTCAAAATAGAACATGCAAAATGTTGCATCTTAATTTCTTGACTCTATTTTCAGCCATCTTCATGAATCAAAACCTAAACAAAGCAAAGCAGAGTTGCCGATTGCGGCGAAAAGACCAAAGCTGAATTTCGTCATCTCTCCTAAGCATGTGATCCGTGACAACCTTATTCCAGGCGGAGACCAGCACGTAGGAGGAGCTTGTCTTCCCATTCCCCTTCTTCATATCCCACCTCTtcaaattcacagacacaaactCACCCAGCACCGGGTGAACAATCATCGGCACCTCCATCCCCTTCAATTTCTTCCCGTCGTGGGAGCGTTCGAAGAGACTCTGCTTCTCTTGTGCCGTCAGGAACTCCGCCCTCGCCTGCCGGAAGGGTATGGAGAGGCGGTTGTGATTGGGATTAACGTCCGTCTCGGAAAGCCTCTTCCGAATGACCAGAACCATGTCGGTGCCGCTGATTCTTGATATGTAATTTCTCAAATAATACGGCATCCCAATCGCATTTGAATGCACAGACGAAGGGTTAATTTGACGCAGGGCAGTCGGGTTGCTGGGTTCACCCTGTTCTTGATGCCGCCTCTGTTTCTTTTTCGAGCCCTGCTCTGTTTCGCGTCTGCAACTGCTCTGCGTCTGGTGGGATGAGGAAGCAATACTGGGATCACTGACACAGCAAGGAAAGGGAGCAGGTCTCTTGAGGGACTTCTCGCGGACGACGGACGCGAGTCTGGCCACCACTAGAAGGATCTCAAAAGGGTTCGTCGGAATATCGAAGCCGGCGAAGTCTTCAGCACTGAGAAGCCTTAATTCCTTCTTCTCCATTGCTCTGCTTCTTCTTGTGTTACTTTCACTTTGAATTAATTCCAAAAGCTGAGTTTATAGTCGGTCAGTTTCTACTTCCGGCCGCGGGAGCGCCCGGAGAGAGAATTTACTAGCCGTTATGCATTTTACCCTGGAAGCCGGTGTAGTAACCTCGGAGGTGCCCGTAGagagtaaatatatatatataaatataaatgaaatgctaattaaagattttaatcattaatttttagttaaaatttagttaattattgattagtaaataattaaaattttaattataaaatattaaaattgaaattaaaatattatttaaagttataatttatttagaaatatttaaaatgtttgttacaaagattaattagaaaattttaattaattttaaagtatacaatatttaaattttctattaaaagtgttatatatatatatatatatatatataaatgaaatgctaattaaatattttgatgataaatttttaattaaaatttatttaattattgattagtaaataattacaatttaattaaaaaaatattaaaattgaaattaaaatattatttaaagttaaaatttatttagaaatattaaaattgtttattacaaagattaactagaaaattttaattaattttaaattatacaatatttaaattttctattaaaagtgttatatatatatatatatatatatatataaatgaaatgctaattaaagattttaatgacaattttttagttaaaatttagttaattattgattagtaaataattaaaattttaattataaaatattaaaattgaaattaaaatattatttaaatttaaaatttatttagaaatattaaaaatgtttattacaaagattaactagaaaattttaattaattttaaattatacaatatttaaattttctattaaaagtgttatttttaatttcaatttttatattttataattaaaattttaattatttactaatcaataattaactaaattttaattaaaaatttatcattaaaatccttaattagcatttcatttatatatatatatatatatatatatatatatatatttaatgataaaattattagaattatgtttttatttttaactagGAAAGTTGTATGTATTTCGAGATTTTACATTTTTGTTCTAAACAAAGAAGCAAACTCCATATTCTTGTGGATCTCGATGTGGAGTTTACCTCTCGTCTTCTCACAACATAGGTGAGATAAAAATTTTAaggtattttttgttttcttgaaTAATGATATCTTAAAGTCTTTTTAAATCAAAGCATTTATttggaaaatgaaagaaaaatataaaagaagtTTATTTTTCATTGTACTTTCACTTTATATtgaatactgttaaaaatgaaaattttattcgAATGTgatcaacaataaaaaaaaaaaaaagttaaatgttaatgatatttaaaattaaaattttattaatttatttggtatatttttttgattttttttatttttcttgataaccgAAAATGAAAAGGCaaattcctttttaattttttttctttttgcttttcaAGTTACAAGTAGAACCATTTTAAATGAaacaataaattattttttcaataacAAAACGACCCTCCTACTCATACAAAATGCAAACTTATCTTTTCTTCtcgataatttaaaattaatgaagaataatttttaaatatgaaAGTTTTGCAAAAGTATTGataaaatataaatgaaattcaaaaCACTTACTTCTAAAATTAGACTATTTCATCAAAAACACCCAACAAAATACCGCAAGATCCTATTTTTATTCATCTAAATATTTATAAACAATTTTAATTAAGAAATCGCGAAATGAGACTGCAACGTCTTGCTCTTACTTGTAAAATTTTCatattacaaaaatataaatgaatCGAGAGGGTTAATACggtctacttttttttttttaatttaaatatttatatttaattttagttGGGAAGTCTTCAAATGGAACGGTGCGTTTTGTGGGTGGGGAGAAGGAAACTGATGAAGTGGCAGCGGGGGTTTATCCCACATCGGAGAGCGAAGCCTAATTTGACTTCGCAGTGTCATTATAAAAAAGCTGCGTAACCACGTGGCTAAACTATGATCCTTCAGGCAGTTAACGGGATATGATGAGTGGTCGTTCCTCGCTTCTAACGTGCGAGAAGGGTGTCCGCCCCAAGCCTGGTTACGACAATGGGGCACCCCTCTTTCAACCATCTGATCCCTATtatcaaacaatttaaaatttattgtattaaagcaaataatattatttttttttaaaaaaggtttaAAAGATCtgtttggtattattattatttttagtgaaaaataagttagtcaaaatgaattatttttttgttttttattttattttattttattttttgccatCTGAGCcttatttttaaaagaatttaaaaattttgttttttggaATTTTCGGGGTTGTTGCCTGTGTGGttctaatttttaaaagaaaaaaaaatataaattatttctAAAAACTCCttgtttttttcatttaattgaaataatatttattttatatgcaaCAGGCAATGTAGAAAtgtgtataaaaaaaatattaactcgCATTGGATAATAAATAGTACATTGTCCTCCAACTAATTTTGTAGCCTATTTACTTCATGTCCATCTTTTCGATGCCTAAAAAAGTTACACACATGATAGAAAATTTGCAGaggaatttttttattgaaaggcTTGACAGATGATTTCAAATATCGTCTAGCGAACAGGAGATTGGTATCACAATCGAAATTTCGAGGAGGCTTGGGAATAAAGATGTTGAAGTTTATGAATACAACGTTAGTGGGTAAATAGCTTTGAAGATTTCGCAGGGGAGACAAGGCACTCTGTAGAAAAGTGATTTGTATCAAATACAAGCACAATACCAACGACTAGGTTCCAGTTTTACCTTCTGGCAGTAAGGAGGTTGTGGAAGAACTTTGTCAAGCTGAAAGTATTTATGTGGGAACAAATTACGATTAAAATGGGagatggcaaaaaaaaaaaaagaacaaaaacaaaaaaaaacaaaattctgGATGGATAATTAGGCTGAGATTACGTGCTACTCCAACAATAATCTTTCTAAGATGTGTCCTCTTTTCGGCAAGTGAGAGGCAAAGAGGTTGTCCAAATGATCGATTTCTTTAAAGTTTTATATGACATTAAAATCAATAGAGTTATCTATGTGTGGTTTAGGCTCTTTATCTATCAACAAGAAGTCCCAAAATGCCCCCTATCCTTCCCCAATAAGTTTGGACAAAGTATAAACTGAGCAGAGTGATTCACACACCCTTGAAGACTTATGCCTTAAAAGGTGCTAGCGCTACTACACCATTGTCTAATTCTAAGAGAATAAAGCCTAAGTATAAGGCATGTGAAAGTATGTGTGCTCACATAAGGTTCAAAGTATAAACCCACATTCCATCACATCATCACACCCTACATACACTTGTCCATTCATTCACAACATTCATAGAAAACATAAAAATTGAATAAACCGGtgagatattcatatatacacaGAAATTATTCATAtattcaagtaaaatatcatggagtaataaaaattacaattaaattcaaatttgggataattcatagttacttaatggctcgactctcttgTGGTCCCCAGTAGAGTTGACAAGTTATCGTAACATCCAGGAGAAGGGTTCAAAATGGCGATGGGTGATAACAATATTAATGATTTGATGGAGTTGTCACTAACTTGTTATTTTCCTAAAtgtggttagttcacctaattactactcattgattggtctctagactaatcttAAGGCCAAAGAACTAGTAGTCTCGATCTAGTTTTACCAAAGTTGTGATCGAAAGTACAGTTATACAAGGAGAAGGTATTTGTAACCCCTTGCACACTCATTCTaagaatggtacctaattaattatgaattgtCCTAACTTGAATCATATGATCCTCAATTAACTCCTAAACAAGTCtaataaatattgaaattttaaaagaaaatgcaaaATCAAGTGCTATTTAGGAATTTCTAATAAAACCTCCAAAGGAGGCAATCTTGTTAGATAAATCCCCTAAAACTAATATAAATGAGGGCTAAAACACGTCTTCACCCTTTGTTTTATCATTCGAATGCGGACACACACAAAAAAGATATATAAAAATACTATACATATAAAATGATCATATAGATACATCAAACTAAAGCAAAAAAGGATCTTCAAAACATTCTCAGATTTCCAAAAGAATTTCaagaattttcaatattttttcttcaattttctataaattttaaagaatttcccccattttatttatctttgaatttttttttgttcccTAAGTAAAAAatgattgaaagaatttttattctttttttatgATTTCTActaattttattttactatttttttctaattttttgaattaaaaataaattattattttttaaaaacggGGCGCTCCCTGGATGGGGCTATGTAATTGTATCATAGGTCTTTGATTTGACTTCAATTAAACCATGTTGGTTTGGGCTAGATCAAGCTTAGTTTAATTGGGATATGTGTCAATTGAATCTAAGCTCAGGTTAAACTAGGGTCAAGCCCAATTGGGTCCAAGGAGGTCTGGGTTTAATTGGGTAATGAGCTTGGTTCAAATGGATTGAGttagtttaggatttgggttgaATAGGTATTGAGCTCAACTTGGATTTGGGCTATTGGGCTAGGGGATATTGGGTTGGTTAACTGGGCTAAGTTAGGACAAATGGGTCTAGGTTAGGGATTAAAGGGTCAGTTAACTTGGACTTGGTTCAAATTGACATGGGTCCCTTGGTCGCGTATGGGGTTTCATGGATTTAGGTTCTTGAACGTGGGTTCTTGGATCAGGGTCATTGGATTTGGGTCCTCAACTTGGGTTCTCGGATCAGATGCTCGGGGTTTTGGGTCAAGT
The sequence above is a segment of the Malania oleifera isolate guangnan ecotype guangnan chromosome 8, ASM2987363v1, whole genome shotgun sequence genome. Coding sequences within it:
- the LOC131162739 gene encoding B3 domain-containing protein At5g24050-like, producing MEKKELRLLSAEDFAGFDIPTNPFEILLVVARLASVVREKSLKRPAPFPCCVSDPSIASSSHQTQSSCRRETEQGSKKKQRRHQEQGEPSNPTALRQINPSSVHSNAIGMPYYLRNYISRISGTDMVLVIRKRLSETDVNPNHNRLSIPFRQARAEFLTAQEKQSLFERSHDGKKLKGMEVPMIVHPVLGEFVSVNLKRWDMKKGNGKTSSSYVLVSAWNKVVTDHMLRRDDEIQLWSFRRNRQLCFALFRF